In a single window of the Subtercola sp. PAMC28395 genome:
- a CDS encoding acyl-CoA dehydrogenase family protein — protein sequence MSILSDELIERIRSRAAGYDANNSFFFEDLDELREAGYLRMFTPLDRGGLGFGLEQVAREQTRLATAAPATALAINMHLVWAGVAKALLDRGDDSLAFVLDEAAHGELFAFGNSEAGNDLVLFGSTTRAEPQAGGGYRYFGRKIFTSLSPAWTRLGIFGLDDSRPGHPMLVHGFITRDTPGYEIVDDWNTLGMRATQSSTTILDGALVPADRVVRRLPAGPSADPLIFAIFANFEILLAAVYTGIGERALALAVEAAHRRTSMKNDGRSYASDPDIRWKVADAAIAQDGIYPQIDALARDVDTLADHGRAWFPRLVGLKVRATENARFVVDQALRVSGGSSMASSSELGRLYRDVVAGIFHPSDGESAHSTVANAWLGPVS from the coding sequence GTGAGTATTCTCAGTGACGAGCTGATCGAACGCATCCGGTCGCGTGCGGCGGGGTACGACGCGAACAACAGCTTCTTCTTCGAAGACCTCGACGAGTTGCGCGAGGCCGGCTACCTGCGCATGTTCACGCCCCTCGACCGTGGGGGCCTGGGCTTCGGGCTCGAACAGGTTGCCAGGGAGCAGACCCGACTGGCCACGGCAGCCCCCGCGACCGCGCTGGCGATCAACATGCACCTGGTCTGGGCGGGGGTGGCCAAGGCACTGCTCGATCGCGGCGACGACTCGCTGGCCTTCGTGCTCGACGAAGCCGCGCACGGGGAGCTCTTCGCCTTCGGCAACAGCGAGGCGGGCAACGACCTGGTGCTGTTCGGGTCGACGACGAGGGCCGAGCCGCAGGCAGGCGGCGGTTACCGGTACTTCGGCCGCAAGATCTTCACCTCTCTCTCGCCGGCGTGGACGAGGCTCGGTATCTTCGGCCTCGACGACTCACGCCCCGGGCATCCGATGCTCGTGCACGGCTTCATCACCCGCGATACGCCCGGCTATGAGATCGTCGACGACTGGAACACGCTGGGCATGCGCGCGACGCAGAGTTCGACCACCATTCTCGATGGGGCCCTGGTGCCGGCCGACCGAGTGGTGCGAAGGCTGCCAGCAGGCCCGAGCGCAGACCCGTTGATCTTCGCGATCTTCGCCAACTTCGAGATTCTGCTGGCCGCCGTGTACACCGGTATCGGTGAGAGGGCATTGGCCCTTGCTGTCGAGGCAGCCCATCGGCGAACGTCGATGAAGAACGATGGCCGCAGCTACGCCTCCGACCCCGATATCCGCTGGAAGGTGGCCGACGCTGCGATTGCGCAGGACGGGATCTACCCGCAGATCGACGCACTAGCCCGTGACGTCGACACGCTCGCTGATCATGGCCGAGCGTGGTTTCCGCGACTCGTCGGCCTGAAGGTCCGCGCGACAGAGAACGCCCGGTTTGTCGTGGACCAGGCGCTTCGTGTGTCTGGCGGGTCGTCGATGGCGTCGTCGAGCGAGCTCGGCAGGCTGTACCGTGATGTCGTCGCGGGAATCTTTCACCCCTCCGATGGCGAGTCAGCGCACTCGACCGTCGCCAATGCTTGGTTAGGCCCGGTTTCATGA
- a CDS encoding glycoside hydrolase family 15 protein has product MSLPIEDYALISDCHTAALVGRDGSIDWLCLPRYDSPSTFGALLGDESHGRWMIAPTDPSAHSRREYLGNTFILVTTWTTPTGVVEVTDFMPHGDRRADLVRRVKGVSGSVEMTVDLRIRFAYATAIPWVRQVEEPIVDGTGFGVGAGSGAGSGAGTDSSTGTSGRSGPRTTRSLLAVAGPDAVLFRGAELSPKGHSHRREYTVREGELVDMVMTWYPSHRSMPQPVDVDKVLAETAAWWEKWGSNSTSSGAYSSAVVRSLLVLRALTHEDTGGIVAAATTSLPEAFGGERNWDYRYVWLRDASLTLMVLLDHGFIEEASDWRQWLLRAIAGDPADVQIMYGLQGERYLPEHTIPSLPGYQGASPVRVGNGAVSQYQADVIGEVMVGLHQSRVHTVRETKEAWALQRALLGFVEANLDRADSGIWEIRGANQFFTHSRVMIWAALDRGVRGVEEFGLRGPVEMWRSLREQVRSEIESHGVDPATGAYTQVFGGTEVDASLLQLAQVEYCAYDDPRMLATVAVIEKTLLRDGLLMRYRTETGVDGLPAGEHPFLACSFWLVEQYARSGRVDDATALMERLLALRNDVGLLSEEYDVTGHRQAGNTPQALSHLALVRAADALTWATRTHAG; this is encoded by the coding sequence ATGTCACTGCCGATCGAAGACTATGCACTCATCAGCGACTGCCACACGGCGGCCCTCGTCGGGCGAGACGGAAGCATCGACTGGCTGTGCCTGCCCCGCTACGACTCCCCCTCCACGTTCGGTGCACTGCTGGGCGACGAGAGCCACGGGCGGTGGATGATCGCCCCCACCGACCCGTCGGCGCACTCACGGCGTGAATACCTCGGCAACACCTTCATCCTCGTGACCACCTGGACCACCCCCACCGGCGTGGTGGAGGTGACCGATTTCATGCCGCACGGCGATCGCAGGGCCGACCTCGTTCGTCGCGTGAAGGGTGTCAGCGGCAGCGTGGAGATGACCGTCGACCTGCGCATCAGGTTCGCCTACGCCACAGCGATACCGTGGGTCAGGCAGGTGGAGGAGCCCATCGTCGACGGCACTGGCTTCGGAGTTGGCGCTGGCTCAGGCGCCGGCTCTGGCGCTGGAACTGACAGCTCCACGGGCACCAGTGGCAGGAGCGGCCCCCGCACGACACGCTCGCTGCTGGCCGTGGCGGGCCCGGATGCCGTTCTCTTTCGAGGGGCGGAACTCAGCCCGAAAGGCCATTCACACCGCCGCGAGTACACCGTTCGGGAAGGTGAGCTCGTCGACATGGTCATGACCTGGTACCCCTCACACCGGTCGATGCCGCAGCCCGTCGACGTCGACAAGGTCCTGGCCGAGACGGCTGCCTGGTGGGAGAAGTGGGGTTCGAACAGCACGAGCAGCGGGGCCTACTCTTCGGCGGTGGTGCGCTCGCTGTTGGTGCTTCGGGCCCTCACCCACGAAGACACTGGCGGAATCGTCGCCGCCGCGACGACCTCCCTGCCGGAGGCTTTCGGCGGCGAGCGCAACTGGGACTACCGCTACGTCTGGCTTCGTGACGCTTCACTCACCCTCATGGTGCTGCTCGACCACGGCTTCATCGAAGAAGCGAGTGACTGGCGGCAGTGGTTGCTGCGCGCAATCGCCGGCGACCCGGCCGATGTGCAGATCATGTACGGCCTGCAGGGCGAGCGGTACCTGCCGGAACACACCATTCCGAGCCTTCCCGGCTACCAGGGCGCTTCTCCCGTGCGGGTCGGCAACGGGGCAGTGAGCCAGTACCAGGCCGATGTCATCGGCGAGGTCATGGTGGGCCTGCACCAGTCTCGCGTGCACACCGTTCGCGAGACGAAGGAGGCCTGGGCGCTCCAGCGTGCACTGCTCGGGTTCGTCGAGGCCAATCTCGATCGAGCTGACAGTGGTATCTGGGAGATCCGTGGTGCCAACCAGTTCTTCACCCACTCCCGCGTGATGATCTGGGCGGCTCTGGACCGGGGGGTCCGCGGTGTCGAGGAGTTCGGGTTGCGCGGCCCTGTCGAGATGTGGCGCAGCTTGAGGGAGCAGGTTCGCTCAGAGATCGAGAGCCATGGCGTGGACCCGGCAACGGGCGCCTACACCCAGGTCTTCGGAGGCACGGAGGTCGACGCTTCGCTGCTGCAACTTGCCCAGGTCGAGTACTGCGCCTACGACGACCCGCGCATGCTGGCGACGGTGGCGGTGATCGAGAAGACGCTGCTCCGGGACGGGCTTCTGATGCGGTACCGCACAGAGACTGGTGTCGACGGGCTGCCGGCCGGCGAGCATCCCTTTCTGGCATGCTCGTTCTGGCTTGTCGAGCAGTACGCCCGGTCGGGCAGGGTCGATGACGCCACGGCCCTGATGGAGCGCCTGCTCGCCCTGCGCAACGACGTGGGACTGCTGTCAGAGGAGTACGACGTCACCGGCCACCGGCAGGCCGGCAACACCCCCCAGGCACTCTCGCACCTCGCGCTCGTGCGGGCCGCCGACGCTCTCACTTGGGCTACCCGCACCCACGCCGGTTGA
- a CDS encoding APC family permease — protein sequence MRMTAVSAQGGSGAGSGGNPGGSPGTGAGAGEKGLKSGSLGLVSSIVVGMASTAPAYSLAASLGFIIASGGALLAGVKAPAIVLLAFVPMYLIAVSYQELNKAEPDCGTTFTWAARAFGPKTGWLGGWGIIAADVIVMANLAQIAGSYSFTFLGDLGLTGVADLSNDVFWSTVVGVAWIAIMTYICYRGIEVSARLQYFLLGFEVIILIVFAVVALVRVYSGNAESYSLVPQLDWFLPTGLDFGSVIAPAMLVAIFIYWGWDTAVACNEESDDPGKTPGRAAVISTLLLLATYAIVSTATVAFAGVGTDGVGLGNPDNASDVFSAIGAQLFGDSVIGHIMMLLLAASILTSAAASTQTTILPTARTALSMAAYKAIPQKFARIHPKFLTPTWATVAMGVISTVFYLIFTFISPSLLSALIGSVGLMIAFYYGLTGFACVWFYRKTLTTSFRNFIMRGVVPLLGGLMLAAVFVFGLYNYAQPDWLTDDNGDNVTIFGIGAVAVVGIGAMLIGVVVMIIWWVRSPDFFRGRTLEKRSDDLVLASTDGFVARLGLPDSGDRPVVIAPDLFNLPPGATAVDPETGEEYKKP from the coding sequence ATGAGAATGACTGCGGTTTCAGCACAGGGTGGTTCAGGGGCGGGCTCAGGGGGAAATCCGGGCGGAAGCCCTGGTACCGGCGCGGGGGCCGGTGAGAAGGGCCTGAAGTCAGGTTCGCTCGGGCTGGTCTCGAGCATCGTCGTCGGCATGGCGTCGACGGCTCCGGCCTACAGCCTCGCGGCAAGTCTCGGGTTCATCATCGCCAGCGGCGGGGCGCTGCTGGCAGGAGTCAAAGCCCCCGCCATCGTTCTTCTGGCGTTCGTGCCCATGTACCTCATCGCGGTCTCGTACCAGGAGCTCAACAAGGCAGAGCCCGACTGCGGCACCACCTTCACCTGGGCCGCGCGCGCCTTCGGCCCTAAGACAGGCTGGCTCGGGGGTTGGGGCATCATTGCGGCCGACGTGATCGTGATGGCGAACCTCGCACAGATCGCGGGGTCGTACTCGTTCACCTTTCTCGGGGACCTCGGGTTGACAGGTGTCGCGGACCTCTCCAACGATGTCTTCTGGTCGACGGTGGTCGGTGTCGCCTGGATCGCCATCATGACCTACATCTGCTATCGCGGCATCGAGGTCTCGGCCCGGCTGCAGTACTTCCTGCTCGGGTTCGAGGTCATCATCCTGATCGTCTTCGCGGTGGTGGCCCTGGTACGGGTCTACTCGGGCAACGCTGAGTCATATTCGCTCGTGCCGCAACTGGACTGGTTCCTGCCGACCGGGCTCGACTTCGGCTCGGTGATCGCCCCGGCGATGCTCGTGGCGATCTTCATCTACTGGGGTTGGGACACGGCGGTCGCCTGCAACGAGGAGAGCGACGACCCGGGCAAGACACCGGGCCGCGCGGCCGTCATCTCGACCCTGCTGCTGCTGGCGACCTACGCCATCGTCTCGACCGCAACCGTGGCCTTCGCGGGCGTCGGCACCGATGGCGTCGGCCTCGGGAACCCCGACAACGCCAGCGACGTCTTCAGCGCGATCGGCGCCCAGCTCTTCGGCGACAGCGTGATCGGCCACATCATGATGCTGCTGCTGGCCGCATCAATTCTGACCTCCGCAGCAGCGTCGACGCAGACGACGATTCTGCCCACCGCCCGCACGGCGCTCTCGATGGCCGCCTATAAGGCCATTCCGCAGAAGTTCGCGCGCATCCACCCGAAGTTCCTGACCCCCACCTGGGCGACGGTCGCCATGGGCGTCATCTCGACGGTGTTCTACCTGATCTTCACCTTCATCAGCCCTTCGCTGCTGTCGGCTCTGATCGGCTCGGTCGGCCTGATGATCGCGTTCTACTACGGGCTCACCGGTTTCGCCTGCGTCTGGTTCTACCGCAAGACGCTCACGACGTCGTTCCGCAACTTCATCATGCGCGGTGTGGTACCCCTGCTCGGCGGGCTGATGCTCGCGGCCGTGTTCGTCTTCGGCCTGTACAACTATGCGCAGCCCGACTGGCTCACCGACGACAACGGCGACAATGTCACGATCTTCGGCATCGGTGCGGTCGCGGTTGTCGGTATCGGGGCCATGCTGATCGGCGTCGTCGTCATGATCATCTGGTGGGTGCGTTCACCCGACTTCTTCCGTGGTCGCACGCTCGAGAAGCGATCAGACGACCTGGTGCTGGCCAGCACGGACGGCTTCGTCGCGAGGCTCGGCCTGCCAGACTCCGGAGATCGGCCGGTCGTGATTGCCCCCGATCTGTTCAACCTGCCGCCGGGTGCGACGGCTGTCGACCCCGAGACGGGCGAGGAGTACAAGAAGCCGTAA
- a CDS encoding DUF3488 and transglutaminase-like domain-containing protein, which translates to MTTLAPAPGSSTPGPRPHQRSDHRPHGHPHPPKGAHDPRRGTERSPEHEPGRFASRARLGALSGLIFVMLILPVGGLSALLAGDNWWWSTASFVALVLGSAALVRLLPLPAFLSSLVATITALLAWTICITVVFAPDTAWAGFVPTLETARALRSGLTAAGESIAVQSIPADPVQPIVLLLAVSVGLLALLADALVFAIRMPALAGFVSLAIFAVPYAVHQQDLDVWLFVCTSAVYLALLWVWGRLIHRPRGRRGRTGLRALVSGALAITIAVALPAFTPGLTPESFQAPTRGQLASVYSSGVDPSIQLSQDLRRSNPLLALTYTTTSADGLYLQLVTLSALIDGPWEPETAGTAHPLEAGYQAPTGLAPDVATAAVTTDVSVSGLRSDWVPVPYPATGVTGLTGDWILTPGSLTLTGQGAGSLGQNYTVSSLEVTPTAAQLAAATGPLPGAIAGYTALPDGIPAVIGNTAQLVTASAATPYDKAVALQRYFTSGAFQYSVTAPVEGHYDGGNFAAVATFLSAKSGYCIHFASAMAVMARTLGIPSRIAIGYHPGQASERNADGTSTFQVFSDQLHAWPELWFEGIGWLAFEPTPGLGIVPPDYSLPSYAITGVGAPARDSAGSALPLRHRSPSRRRTPPRIL; encoded by the coding sequence ATGACCACCCTTGCACCGGCACCCGGCTCGTCAACGCCCGGCCCGCGGCCGCATCAGCGCTCCGATCATCGGCCCCACGGGCATCCGCACCCCCCGAAGGGCGCGCACGACCCCCGCCGCGGCACGGAGCGCTCGCCGGAGCACGAACCCGGTCGATTCGCCTCCAGGGCCCGTCTGGGTGCGCTCAGCGGGCTGATTTTCGTGATGCTCATTCTGCCGGTCGGCGGATTGTCCGCACTCCTCGCCGGCGACAACTGGTGGTGGAGCACGGCCTCGTTCGTGGCCCTGGTTCTCGGTTCCGCTGCACTGGTGCGGCTGCTTCCCCTGCCGGCCTTCCTCTCGTCCCTCGTGGCCACCATCACAGCGCTGCTGGCCTGGACCATCTGCATCACCGTGGTGTTCGCACCCGATACCGCCTGGGCGGGATTCGTTCCGACCCTTGAGACGGCACGTGCCCTGCGATCCGGCCTCACCGCAGCCGGGGAGTCGATCGCGGTCCAGAGCATTCCCGCTGATCCCGTGCAGCCGATCGTTCTGCTGCTGGCCGTATCCGTAGGCCTGCTTGCCCTGCTGGCCGACGCCCTGGTCTTCGCCATCCGGATGCCCGCCCTGGCTGGGTTCGTGAGCCTGGCCATCTTCGCGGTGCCCTACGCCGTGCACCAACAGGACCTCGACGTGTGGCTCTTCGTCTGCACCTCCGCGGTGTATCTTGCGCTGTTGTGGGTGTGGGGGAGACTTATTCACCGACCACGCGGAAGACGCGGTCGCACCGGCCTCAGGGCGTTGGTGTCAGGAGCTCTTGCGATTACGATCGCCGTGGCTCTGCCCGCATTCACCCCCGGGCTTACCCCTGAGTCGTTCCAGGCGCCGACCCGGGGCCAACTGGCGTCGGTCTACTCCAGTGGAGTCGATCCGAGCATCCAGCTGAGCCAGGATCTGCGTCGTTCGAACCCGCTCCTCGCGCTGACGTACACCACGACATCCGCAGACGGTCTCTACCTGCAGTTGGTGACTCTGAGCGCCCTGATCGACGGGCCGTGGGAGCCCGAGACCGCCGGCACCGCGCACCCCCTCGAAGCCGGCTACCAGGCACCGACAGGCCTGGCCCCCGATGTCGCGACCGCAGCCGTCACCACCGACGTCTCGGTCAGCGGGCTGAGAAGTGACTGGGTGCCGGTTCCCTACCCGGCGACCGGCGTCACCGGGCTGACCGGCGATTGGATCCTGACGCCCGGCAGTCTCACCCTGACCGGCCAGGGGGCCGGCTCCCTGGGTCAGAACTACACGGTCTCGAGCCTCGAAGTGACGCCCACCGCAGCCCAGCTTGCGGCGGCGACAGGCCCGCTGCCGGGCGCGATCGCCGGCTACACGGCTCTTCCTGACGGCATCCCCGCGGTCATCGGCAACACGGCGCAGTTGGTGACCGCGTCTGCTGCGACGCCCTACGACAAGGCAGTGGCGCTGCAGCGGTACTTCACCTCTGGCGCGTTCCAGTACTCGGTGACGGCTCCGGTCGAAGGTCACTACGACGGAGGAAACTTCGCCGCAGTTGCGACTTTTCTCTCGGCAAAGAGCGGCTACTGCATCCATTTCGCGTCGGCGATGGCGGTGATGGCGCGCACCCTGGGCATTCCCTCACGCATTGCAATCGGCTACCACCCCGGCCAGGCGAGTGAGCGCAACGCCGACGGCACGTCGACCTTCCAGGTCTTCAGCGACCAGTTGCACGCCTGGCCGGAGCTGTGGTTCGAGGGCATCGGGTGGCTGGCCTTCGAACCGACGCCCGGGCTCGGAATCGTGCCGCCCGACTATTCGTTGCCGAGCTACGCGATCACCGGGGTCGGTGCACCGGCGCGCGACAGTGCCGGCAGTGCACTGCCCCTACGACACCGAAGCCCGTCACGGAGAAGGACACCGCCTCGAATCCTGTGA
- a CDS encoding DUF58 domain-containing protein yields the protein MSKLPHLTLRGWGFVSVAVVFFVVMQVLQHREFGFVALLLLALPLIGLASVSLYRLPLTVERRFQPELAPAGSPVTVRLTLRNEGVRAAPGASWSDSAEAPLKPSEPAELPLLRGFRSSRSDAPLAHTLSYERNATHRGHHAIGPLVLLLVDPFGMAYRRASVGATDVLTVTPSIVPLPRGALRLASGSGAAQQSRQLGSGGEHDVISRKYQTGDSMRRVNWSATARFGELMVRQDDQQNDQHAVVILDSSRQSYRSVSDRFDSGRSDSGREGDSWSPEFEWAVSMAASIGVHLLEEGFHVRVVDSAHPEGRQFEPDSAGNFADLPGEHALLLHAAQADLVDAVDVDFRHSVTRDDSSAGDAPPLFAVVGRLGATSTQTLAVAARLASSAVAVIVVPGGRGVPGDPDWAVALRDVLEDSGWVAQIVSSDDAPSSVWGASSGERLTL from the coding sequence ATGTCGAAGCTCCCGCACCTGACCCTGCGCGGCTGGGGTTTCGTGAGCGTCGCCGTCGTCTTCTTCGTGGTGATGCAGGTGCTGCAGCACCGGGAATTCGGTTTCGTCGCGTTGCTTCTGCTTGCCCTTCCACTCATCGGCCTGGCCAGTGTCTCGCTGTACCGCCTGCCTCTGACGGTGGAGCGTCGGTTCCAGCCGGAACTCGCTCCAGCAGGATCGCCCGTCACGGTGCGGTTGACGCTCCGAAACGAAGGTGTGCGTGCAGCGCCCGGGGCCAGCTGGTCGGATTCGGCCGAAGCGCCGCTGAAACCGAGCGAGCCGGCCGAGCTGCCACTTCTTCGCGGATTCCGCTCCAGCCGATCCGATGCCCCCCTTGCCCACACCCTGAGCTACGAACGCAATGCCACCCATCGGGGTCACCACGCGATCGGGCCACTGGTGCTGCTGCTCGTGGATCCCTTCGGCATGGCGTACCGCCGGGCATCCGTGGGTGCCACCGATGTCCTCACCGTGACGCCATCGATCGTTCCTCTGCCGAGAGGAGCACTGCGGCTCGCGTCCGGTTCCGGAGCCGCTCAGCAGTCCAGGCAACTCGGCAGCGGGGGAGAGCACGACGTCATCTCACGCAAATACCAGACCGGTGACTCGATGCGCAGGGTGAACTGGTCTGCCACGGCGCGGTTCGGTGAACTCATGGTTCGACAGGATGACCAGCAGAACGACCAGCACGCCGTCGTCATTCTCGATTCGTCGCGCCAGAGCTATCGCTCCGTCTCTGATCGCTTCGACTCTGGTCGCTCCGACTCTGGCCGGGAGGGCGACTCCTGGTCGCCCGAGTTCGAATGGGCTGTCTCGATGGCAGCGTCGATCGGCGTGCATCTCCTCGAAGAGGGATTCCACGTGCGCGTGGTTGACAGCGCTCACCCGGAGGGCCGGCAGTTCGAACCGGATTCGGCCGGTAACTTCGCCGATCTCCCCGGCGAACACGCTCTTCTGCTCCACGCCGCACAGGCCGACCTGGTCGACGCAGTCGATGTCGACTTTCGGCACTCAGTGACTCGCGACGACTCCAGTGCGGGCGACGCTCCGCCGCTCTTTGCTGTGGTGGGCCGGCTCGGGGCAACCTCGACTCAGACCCTGGCGGTGGCCGCGCGGCTCGCGTCGAGTGCCGTCGCGGTCATCGTCGTGCCCGGCGGGCGAGGAGTGCCAGGGGATCCCGACTGGGCCGTGGCGCTTCGCGATGTGCTCGAGGACTCGGGATGGGTCGCCCAGATCGTCTCGAGCGACGATGCGCCGTCGTCGGTGTGGGGCGCCAGCAGCGGCGAACGGCTGACACTGTGA
- a CDS encoding MoxR family ATPase — MADRAQDQSPASEPDSTLVEFDRLASAILENLQKVINGKTEVATLSLVVLLAEGHLLVEDVPGVGKTTLAKALARSVGCTVSRIQFTPDLLPSDVTGVSIYNQHEREFEFKPGAVFANIVIADEINRASPKTQSALLECMEERQVSIDGQTYYLEAPFSVVATQNPIEMEGTYALPEAQRDRFMVRVSMGYPDARAELAMLHNRELVSPLDQIEAVVTRSELQSMIETARNVFVSPAVEQYAVNIAQATRRDSDIRLGVSPRATLHLVRAAKVTAALDGRDYVLPDDIDALVVPVLAHRVLLTRRSLADNRGGSAQAVDDVLRRIVSNTPVPLVATRMA; from the coding sequence ATGGCGGATCGCGCACAAGACCAGAGCCCGGCTTCTGAACCTGATTCGACGCTCGTCGAGTTCGACCGGCTGGCTTCGGCGATCCTGGAGAACCTGCAGAAGGTCATCAACGGCAAGACCGAGGTGGCCACGCTGTCGCTCGTGGTGCTTCTTGCGGAAGGTCATCTGCTCGTCGAAGACGTTCCGGGTGTGGGCAAGACCACACTGGCCAAAGCGCTTGCCCGCTCTGTCGGTTGCACCGTCAGCCGCATCCAGTTCACGCCCGACCTCCTGCCGAGCGATGTCACGGGGGTCTCGATCTACAACCAGCACGAGCGGGAGTTCGAATTCAAACCGGGCGCGGTGTTCGCCAACATCGTGATCGCCGATGAGATCAACCGGGCTTCTCCGAAGACCCAGTCCGCCCTCCTCGAATGCATGGAGGAGCGCCAGGTCTCCATCGACGGCCAGACCTACTATCTCGAGGCGCCCTTCAGCGTGGTGGCGACGCAGAACCCCATCGAGATGGAGGGCACCTACGCCCTGCCAGAAGCACAGCGTGACCGGTTCATGGTCCGGGTGTCGATGGGCTACCCCGACGCGCGTGCAGAACTCGCCATGCTGCACAATCGTGAGCTCGTGAGCCCCCTCGACCAGATCGAGGCGGTGGTGACCCGCTCGGAGCTGCAGTCCATGATCGAGACCGCGCGGAATGTCTTCGTCTCTCCGGCCGTCGAACAGTATGCCGTGAACATCGCCCAGGCGACCCGTCGGGATTCCGACATCCGTCTGGGCGTCAGCCCGCGGGCGACGCTGCACCTGGTGCGGGCCGCGAAGGTGACGGCCGCTCTGGATGGCCGAGACTACGTTCTCCCCGATGACATCGATGCGCTCGTGGTGCCGGTTCTGGCTCATCGCGTGCTTCTGACCCGCCGCTCGCTCGCCGACAACCGTGGCGGCAGCGCCCAGGCGGTCGACGATGTGCTTCGGAGAATCGTCTCCAACACCCCTGTTCCACTCGTGGCCACCAGGATGGCGTAG
- a CDS encoding L-serine ammonia-lyase, with the protein MSLSAFDLFTIGIGPSSSHTVGPMRAAYSFVARLRDDSLLERTARVRVDLFGSLGATGHGHGTIKAVILGLQGEQPQLVDPTTADAKAERSTTEGILELGGTHAIAFSWRDDIVMHRRERLNFHTNGMRFSAFDSAGTPVEVREYFSIGGGFVLDQDEAGTRRLIPDPTPVAHRFGSGDELLALCEETGLRVSDVILANERSWRGEAEIRNGLLHIWEVMQQTIERGSTATGILPGGLRVRRRAAVQRSQLEQNPNPDDPLRAMEWVTLFALAVNEENAAGGRVVTAPTNGAAGIIPAVLKYYTDFVPDATEDGVVRFLLTATAVGILFKENASISGAEVGCQGEVGSACSMAAAGLTEVLGGTPRQVEMAAEIGIEHNLGLTCDPVGGLVQIPCIERNAVGAIKAITAARMAIRTDGAHHVSLDQAILTMRQTGADMKDKYKETARGGLALNVVEC; encoded by the coding sequence ATGAGTCTGAGCGCATTCGACCTCTTCACCATCGGTATCGGGCCGTCGAGCTCTCACACGGTGGGGCCGATGCGCGCGGCCTACAGCTTCGTCGCCCGGCTCCGCGACGATTCCCTTCTCGAGCGCACGGCGCGCGTGCGAGTCGATCTCTTCGGGTCGCTCGGGGCCACTGGCCATGGGCACGGCACGATCAAGGCGGTCATTCTCGGTCTCCAGGGTGAGCAGCCCCAACTCGTCGACCCCACCACGGCTGATGCGAAGGCAGAACGCTCCACGACCGAGGGCATCCTGGAACTCGGCGGAACGCATGCAATCGCCTTCTCCTGGCGGGATGACATCGTCATGCACCGCCGCGAACGGCTCAACTTCCACACCAACGGAATGAGGTTCAGCGCGTTCGATTCTGCTGGTACTCCTGTCGAGGTGCGCGAGTACTTCTCGATCGGTGGTGGCTTTGTACTCGACCAGGACGAGGCGGGTACCCGCAGACTCATTCCCGACCCGACACCCGTGGCACACCGGTTCGGCAGCGGCGACGAGCTTCTCGCCCTCTGCGAGGAGACCGGCCTTCGTGTGAGCGACGTGATCCTCGCCAATGAACGGAGCTGGCGGGGCGAAGCCGAGATCCGCAACGGGCTCCTCCACATCTGGGAGGTGATGCAGCAGACCATCGAACGCGGCAGCACCGCTACGGGCATCCTTCCCGGCGGGCTCAGGGTTCGGCGACGCGCAGCGGTGCAGCGCAGCCAGCTCGAGCAGAACCCCAACCCTGACGACCCCCTGCGTGCCATGGAGTGGGTCACCCTCTTCGCCCTCGCAGTGAATGAGGAGAATGCTGCCGGCGGACGCGTCGTGACAGCACCCACCAACGGCGCGGCAGGCATCATCCCGGCGGTGCTGAAGTACTACACGGACTTCGTGCCCGACGCCACCGAAGACGGCGTCGTGCGCTTCCTGCTCACGGCAACCGCGGTCGGAATCCTCTTCAAGGAGAACGCGTCAATCTCCGGCGCAGAGGTCGGCTGCCAGGGCGAGGTGGGCTCAGCCTGCTCGATGGCGGCCGCCGGTCTCACCGAGGTGCTCGGCGGTACACCGCGGCAAGTCGAGATGGCGGCGGAGATCGGCATCGAACACAACCTGGGTCTCACCTGCGACCCGGTCGGTGGCCTTGTGCAGATCCCCTGCATCGAACGGAACGCCGTCGGTGCGATCAAGGCCATCACGGCCGCGCGGATGGCCATTCGCACCGATGGCGCCCACCACGTCTCGCTCGACCAGGCCATTCTCACCATGCGACAGACCGGCGCTGACATGAAAGACAAGTACAAGGAGACCGCGCGGGGCGGGCTGGCCCTGAATGTCGTGGAATGCTGA
- a CDS encoding ATP-dependent DNA ligase — MGLLLYGSPGIEIKFDDRALQHLQIVITAKLRRHESFVFSWNDAPETGSGRSSIWLDPSSTLCYRYFGSRIPSINREWVDALMESANSGSGLNFLPEPPAHDTGHVLSESEVRDHH, encoded by the coding sequence ATGGGTCTTCTGCTTTACGGAAGCCCAGGTATCGAGATCAAATTCGATGACCGGGCACTGCAGCACCTCCAGATCGTCATCACCGCGAAGCTTCGCAGGCACGAGAGCTTCGTCTTCTCCTGGAACGACGCCCCCGAGACAGGAAGTGGTCGCAGTTCGATCTGGCTCGACCCCAGCAGCACCCTGTGCTACCGCTATTTCGGGTCGCGGATCCCCTCGATCAACCGGGAGTGGGTCGACGCGTTGATGGAGTCGGCGAACAGTGGCAGTGGCCTGAACTTCCTGCCGGAACCCCCTGCTCACGACACGGGCCACGTCCTGTCGGAGTCAGAGGTGCGTGATCACCACTAG